In Streptomyces liangshanensis, the DNA window GCGGCCGTACCCGCCTCCGTCTCCTCGCCCTGCCGCACGCGGGCGGCTGGCCGTCCGCGTTCCGTACCTGGCGGCGCGTGCTCCCGCCGGACGTCGAGCTCCTCGTGGCCCAACTCCCCGGCAGGGGAACGCGCATGGACGAGCCGCCGCTGCGCCGGGTCGAACCCCTCGTCGAGGGGCTGACCCGCGCGGTGGCCGCACTGGAACCCCTCCCGTACGTGATCCTCGGGCACAGCTTCGGCAGTGTCCTCGGCTACGAACTCGCCAAGGCGCTCGAACGCAAGGGCCTCCCGCCCCGCCTGCTCGCCGTGTCCGCGCGCCAGCCCCCGTGCTTCCCCAGCGAGGCGCCCTTCGCGCATCGCAGGACGGACGCCGAACTCCTCGACCACCTGGTGGAGATGGGCGGCATCTCGCCGGAACTCATCAGCCGCACGGACCTCGTCCGGGGCGCGCTCACGGCGATACGGGCCGACCTGGAAGCCATGGAGACCTACCGCCGCCCCCTGTCGGGCACGGCGGTCCCGATCCTGTCGCTCGGCGCGGTGGACGACCCCGTCGTCATCGCCGAGCGGCTGCACCTGTGGTCGCTGGAGACCACGG includes these proteins:
- a CDS encoding thioesterase II family protein; this encodes MTADWLMKLGTGARGPGGRTRLRLLALPHAGGWPSAFRTWRRVLPPDVELLVAQLPGRGTRMDEPPLRRVEPLVEGLTRAVAALEPLPYVILGHSFGSVLGYELAKALERKGLPPRLLAVSARQPPCFPSEAPFAHRRTDAELLDHLVEMGGISPELISRTDLVRGALTAIRADLEAMETYRRPLSGTAVPILSLGAVDDPVVIAERLHLWSLETTGPFDRLMFTGGHFYLYAPGVATSVARRLLTDTGGVRTGDNSRPYDRSPFHRKDML